TCCTCGGCTTGTATGGTGGTGTGGACTTCGAATGAGCCTCCCGGGGAGGGCATAATCGTTTCGATTCACCTGCCGATTCGCAGCCACCAAAGCCAGCGTAAACATCGGCTGAAGTTAGCTGAAGTTGGCTCCGCGATGTACACCAACGGCACCATAAACACGAGCTCCACGATCGCAAGGCCACTCAAGCCGGGAAGAGCATCTGCTATTTTCTCACACTTAACATGATAAAGTTTTCGTTTTTCTCCGAGGCGTTTTGTTTAGCCTTTCCCCTACCCTTCTGTCCTATCCTGGGGCGGGTAAAATTGAGCTATGTTTAGATGGAAGCTGTATGCTTCAATAAAGTAATACGATGCACCATCGTCAACGGCGCGTGGAATGTGGTGGGAATTTACAATGACCCTAATTGCAGAAACCATTTTCCCTATCGATGTCAATTTTTGCATGCCTGCGTGCAACATGATTAGCGCTTGTGATATCAAGTATGATCATTTATGCACGTAAAGCCATTTCCATTTGTTGGATCCGTCTTATGGATAGAGATATCTATAAGTGATTCATGTATTATAGTTCTGGTAGGTTATTTACCCAAATAAGTGTTAAATCCATTACCATAGGACAATCATTGACATTTCAGATCAACAATTCCCATAATTGGTATCGTtttacggttttttttttgcaatgtatTTATCCATTTCTCTGAAAAGAATGAGAAACTGTTGGTCTCATTTCGTTTACACAACAATCGTGCCTAATCTAGATTTCCAATGCAAAAATCGTCAAATTCCAATACAAATAATTTCCCCAGTCAACAAACGAATAGTTTTACCGTGTAAGACTCAGTCCATCTGCTACATGCTCATCGTCGTCCATAACATTTACCAAATGCCAAATACCAAAGGCAGTAATTGTAATCAGAATAATCACAGACTGGCTCGCGCGCATCTTATCTTGCTCCACATCATGGCACATCAGCCACACCGGCTGCATCCGATGTAACACCAGCCGTTGCATAAGTTTAAACCGGCCACCCACCTACATTATGGACGCACGTGCTTGCCATTATTACCATCTTGAAATCGTCTGCAACCCACAGCAAAAGAGAGAATATGCCTTCCCAGATACATCCGTCCGTCACACGTATCTTCTGGCACGCGTTACACTATGTGatccatcaccaccaccagctagTAGATGATCCTGCAGAATGGGAAAGTTTATCGCGATTGCGACCACATCATGGATCGAAGTGACTTTTATTCCGCGTCCCCCACCTTCACCTGGCCATCGTCATGTCTGCCTGgtgaggttttgttttggtcaaaaATTGGATTATGCAATCAGACGGCATCGTATTTCACTGTAATGTTTTGGAAGCAGCAAAGGCTTCAGCTGTGCGTTAAGCTCCCGCTCACCAGCCGCATGCATGTTGCAGTGGTGCATCGGTTGACGCTTATCAACTATCTATTTACTGTACCCGATGGCTTCAACTGGTGGCCatcataacactccaacccaATTGGTTGCATTCCAACACCAATCAAAACCTCCAAAATAAAACTCCGTAACATGCACAGTCAGCTCAATGACGTACAGCAATTCACTTTTGAAGGTGCCACATGGGTTAATGATGCCGACAATTTTTGGCCACAACCGTAAGCGGTAATTGTGTCGATCGTAATGAGGCAATAAAGATTTTCCCACAGGTAGCACTCAAGGCTTTGGGACACGGACAAGCAAAAAATCAGCTACAAACTGCTACATCGCACTCATCTGCACGAGTGTGTGGGGTAATATGAAACCGGGACAACCGTAGTAACCACCGACTGCTCGCCCATAACTGGGTCGATTAAATACCAACAGCATTGGCAAAGTGCTTCTTCTTTCGCTTTGCCATTTAACCGCCCAGCTTAAAAGCGTACTCTCTTGAGAAATCAATCTACAAGCTGTTGCGAAAAACAAGGCCTCTTTTCTGACGCTAATGTAGTACTTCCTTCACCACTTTGCAGTTTCCTTCCGTTTGGCGGCCGCTGTGTTGAGATTGCTTCATTCAGCTCGTTTCAAACCACTAATATAATAAGCTCTGGTGCATTCGATACCCAGGTCGGCTATAGTCACTTGTACGATGCACTTTGCATTGCAGCAAAACGATCCATAATCGATTGCAGTGGAAGGAAACCGGAAACCGGAGTAATAGAAAGAAACGATACGGTGAGGATGTTTGTGATGATGACACTTAGTTCCAGTCGATGTGACGGTCGAGAGTGTGATCTTAAGGGTGCGATTGAATGGCGCTATGCTTGCTCAACACATGCCGGAGGTGAATGTGCGCTCAATTGTCGAGAATGAAAAAACCGGTGTGTCCACACGTAGCTCAAGGTTAGTTTTTGTACATTGTATACCATTCCACACCTACCGAGTAGTAGATTCTGCGGTTGGTTAAGGTTGGTTTCGACCATGTCGTAAGTGCTATATTAGCTTGCGGCACGATGATCTGATCAGATTGCTCGTGGTGCGTGGTAAAATGTGCACATGTGTGAACTTTACCGCCCTTGGTAGGTTAGTATGGACGCTCCTATTGAACTTGGTGTGAGCAAACAGGCAGACAGTTCAACAATTGCGTGTCAGTTGCTTCACTCCCGCTGACATTGACAACGGAAGCCTTCAATGATGCACGTCGAACGAGATCACAATCGCGTAACAGATGAAGACGAACCCAGGCTATGACCTTTAGAAGGTACATGCTAATGTCTCGCTTATTTAACCAAAACCATTCCCAGTTTTTCAGTCGCCTTGATGGCTTACGAAAAGCGAACGTTTGACCGGTGAGCTTGCCAAACGGTAAAAACCGTAGACCGGTCGGTGGTCAATCCATCGGGTGACTTGTTTGGAACCGTCAAACCAGTTCCCGTACGATCGTTTGTGATCCGGGTTTGGCTTGAAACGAAAATAAAGGAATGGCTGGTCTATGCAAGAAAGGTCTCGGGCAAGTGCCTTTTCGTTTCCCGCCGCGGAGTGTGTTACGTAAAAAGCGGATCGCGTTTATCTTTGTCTGTTTCTTCCTGGGAAGAAGGAGGCTGTACAGGAAGTGTGCTGCGTTATCCGGCCTATGTCTAATCGGTAATCGGCGGGAGCTTGTCCTTCGTCTTTGCGAGTGCTAAGTTCggtgttgattttttatttcatttttgcttTCGGCTGACACAAAGTTCACCTTTCTTCTACATTGGGTGTATTATATAATACGAGTATGTATAGGCGTATGATCTGTTAGCAGACTGATTTTAGTAGAGACCCTATGCTTAACTTCTGTTGAATTCACAGTGGGCACCGTTGAACAAAAAGCGGGATAAAAGTAATTGTCATTGAATACATGATTTCTTCATTGGATACATGTTGATGTTCATTATAGTGTTGAAAACTACTATAGtctaaattaaacaaaatatgaaTGTTTTATGATTATGTTGCAaagattataattattttgaaaatatcctTATATCTGATACATGTTCTTTTTTGGATGTGTAACGTAAATATTGGGTTATACGTAATATGTTATTTATCCTGActgtaataaaataatgctTACATGGTACATTTGGTTTACTACCAATATTCCGAAATGTCGATGATCAATCATCACGTCATCATTGATCATCACATTCGATGTTCAAATTCCATCAAAAACTGCCCTAGACATCCCAAATATACGGAGATTAGTCATCCTTCTGCAGGTAACgctttgaatattttatactGTCATTAAAATGGCAATATCTGGCAAAGTTGCCCGAAGTAGCGGCTAATTTCTCTACAGATATTTTGTTCAGATGTAAAGCATTGACTAAGTATACATGATACCACGGTGTTTTACGGTATTCAAATTTGGCATGTTATCAAACGTACATAATTGATAtaatttagaggaagtaatgCACACTATACTCTGTaactttttatttaattgacATTATTTGATAAAGTAACTATTTTTGATGGTTGATTTTTGTGAAAGTTACAATAGTTTAAAGGAAGTAAAAATATATATCTGTTTTGAGTTTTTTCAAGACCTAAGACTTTAGAAGTCTCCATCGTAATAACTAATACGACTAATACGAGTTTTTTCTTAGTTTGATGCTGTAGATTACTATGCTTTTCTCGGATTTTAGAAaaataatagtttaattttgaGCTTTCATCCCGGCAGCTGCCCACTGTGGAATGGTGGGAAATAAATTGTATCTGAGGCGATTTAAATTGATCCATGTCAAGCAAATGTTGATGGTTTGTAGAAGATGAGATAGATCTTGACTAAAGTTGCAGTTGGTCGTTTCATCGTATGCAAACTTCAATGCTGTGAGGCTGGGTGCATCACTTGCTCAAGCAGTGCAACAATGTACATGCTGAATAAAAAATCCTCAACTGGTGCTGAATATTTATTAATCtgcatatttgtttatttttatgcttttattCAATTacctaatatttttgaaattatacaaaaattggtatttctaaaaataatgaatcaccctgtttattttgaatatttatggCATCACCTTTTTAGAGCTCATGTTAAAAGTCGTCTTTCAGGCGTATATAACCACGCCCGATTTTGTATTAGACCAGATTGCTCCTAAATGTAGGCTATGTTCAATATTAAGTTTGAAAGCACGGATGAACGTTGCTAGCGTTTCATATACGTAATTTtatcgatgttttttttctttttatgtgTACTccctttatttttaaaacttattGATGGGCTATCTTGgacaaaataattgaaaaacaaaaatgataaatattgataataaaatgataataattttcaaatgttatttttcatctttatttctttcataTACCCCAGTAACGATTTGACGTGTGTAAAATCATAAACAGACTaaaatttgtttcaaatttatATTCCTACTTACATACATTCAGTCAGTCAGTTTTTAATTGGTGTGTTATTTGCACAGTTTTTGCTGATCCGAACTGTGCGACTTAGTATATCATCAAACTGCCTTGCCTAACTACAATCACCTCGCTTAGCATAATCTTACGGTAACAGGAAGCAATGGTATGTACAGCGTATAGTAGCGCCATCGTTCGTCCTAGTCTTTGCATCCTCGAGACGAGTTCGCATTTTTGATTGAGTGTTAAATTTGGCATTGGAATGCAGGCCTATCGCCCAGATGCGGTGGTAGCGCAACCGTCCCTAACTTAGCTAACAAAGGTTTCGTTTGCACAAGGTGCCGCACTACTATCGCCCACCGCTTCTATTGCTTCCGTTTGGTTGGCGGCACTAAGCGTTTCGTTCGCAAATTGTTGACGCTTCCCTCGTCGCGAGTGACCCTTCTTCAACCACAGCTCTTTGATCATATCGGCACCCTTTTCTCCAATCATGATGACCGGTGCGTTGATGTTACCGCTTGTGATGCGCGGCATTATGCTAGCATCTATAACTCGCAGCCCCTTAATACCGTAGACGCGTAGCTTCGGATCGACAACTGCCCAAGGATCATCTGGGGGACCCATCTTTGCCGTGCCGGACATGTGATATATAGTCATCGTGTACTGTCGAATGGCGCAGTCCCAATACTCATCGGTAAACTCCGGTAGGTGGCGGCAGTTCGGCACCTGTTTACTGTGGAAGCGAGCGCCAAACCGTTTCATGGCCTGTGTTTCGCCGAATGCTATTGCAGCCTTTACGCCCTCGCGCAACACGCCAACATCATCCGGATGGGTGAGATAGTTGTGGTAAAGTAAAGGATAACGCAACGGGTTCCGAGACTGCAACCGAATGAAGCCCCGGCTTTTGGGACGCAACATCATCGGAAACACGCCAAATACATCCTGATTGTTGATCGAGCTGAACATATCCTCGTAAAATTCATCCTTCAATCCATGCGCTTTTTTCACCTGATCGCCTCCGTCCGATGGTGTCGATGCACTCGTCAACATAAACTCTATATCTGGCCAGTCGTCCGTCTGGTTCGCATACTTAGTACTGATAAAACCGACTGCCTCAAGCCCGATACTGCTGGTCAGTGGCCCATCTTCGGTGACAGCGTAGCGAAGTGCCGAATTGAGATTCACCAAACGGTTCATAATTACCGAAATCGGTTGATCGATACGGAATACCAAACCACCAACGGCGATATGATCCTGCAGATTCTGTCCCACACCAGGTAGATCGTGAAAGACAGGGATACCTACGCGCTCTAGGTTCTCCCTCGGTCCAATTCCCGACAACATCATCAGATGGGGTGTACCGATCGCTCCTGCTGAAAGAATCACCTCACGAGTGGCAAACACCTTGTGCGTTTTGCCGTTTCGAATAAATTCTACGCCTAGTGCGCGTCGTGTTTCCGGATCTAGTATAACGCGCGTGACGTGGGCAAACAGGGCGACGTGTAGATTTTTACGGTTGCGTACCGGGCGCAAGAAAGCCTTGGAAGTGCTGCAACGCGTACCACGGCGC
This is a stretch of genomic DNA from Anopheles merus strain MAF chromosome 2R, AmerM5.1, whole genome shotgun sequence. It encodes these proteins:
- the LOC121588627 gene encoding glucose dehydrogenase [FAD, quinone], whose translation is MVVSFGTLIPLLAGAALKATPAAAGLTTAVGAAISAATAVIGVGKLAIVPILIASLAYYNYDLFDPENRPFNVPEVDREYDFIVVGAGSAGAVVASRLSEIGGWKVLLLEAGGHETEISDVPILSLYLHKSKLDWKYRTQPQKTACQAMKDNRCCWTRGKVLGGSSVLNTMLYIRGNKRDFDLWQALGNPGWGYEDVLPYFRKSEDQRNPYLARNKRQHGTGGLLQVQDAPYLTPLGVSFLQAGEEMGYDIVDVNGEQQTGFAFFQFTMRRGTRCSTSKAFLRPVRNRKNLHVALFAHVTRVILDPETRRALGVEFIRNGKTHKVFATREVILSAGAIGTPHLMMLSGIGPRENLERVGIPVFHDLPGVGQNLQDHIAVGGLVFRIDQPISVIMNRLVNLNSALRYAVTEDGPLTSSIGLEAVGFISTKYANQTDDWPDIEFMLTSASTPSDGGDQVKKAHGLKDEFYEDMFSSINNQDVFGVFPMMLRPKSRGFIRLQSRNPLRYPLLYHNYLTHPDDVGVLREGVKAAIAFGETQAMKRFGARFHSKQVPNCRHLPEFTDEYWDCAIRQYTMTIYHMSGTAKMGPPDDPWAVVDPKLRVYGIKGLRVIDASIMPRITSGNINAPVIMIGEKGADMIKELWLKKGHSRRGKRQQFANETLSAANQTEAIEAVGDSSAAPCANETFVS